From Camelus bactrianus isolate YW-2024 breed Bactrian camel chromosome 16, ASM4877302v1, whole genome shotgun sequence, the proteins below share one genomic window:
- the SREBF1 gene encoding sterol regulatory element-binding protein 1 isoform X1, translating into MEEPPFSEAALEQALAEPCELDAALLTDIEDMLQLINNQDSDFPGLFDPPYAGGGAGGTDSTSPDASSLGSLSPPPSTMNSPLEGFLVGAQATPPPLSPPQPAPAPLKMYPSGPAFSPGPGVKEEPLPLSILQASAPQPLPAALLPQSLPAPAPPQFSSAPVLGYPSPPGGFSTGTPPGSTSQPLPGPPLAPLPAVPPVSLHTQVQSAAPQQMLTATATPMAAPGTTTVTSQIQQVPVLLQPHFIKADSLLLTTMKADVGASVKAAGIGSLAPGTAMQAAPLQTLVSGGTILATVPLVVDTDKLPINRLAAGGKAQGLAQSRGEKRTAHNAIEKRYRSSINDKIAELKDLVVGTEAKLNKSAILRKAIDYIRFLQQSNQKLKQENLSLRTAAHKSKSLKDLVSACGSGGHADVPMEGMKPEVVDTLSPPPSDAGSPSQSSPVSLGSRGSSSGGSSSDSEPDSPVIEDSQQVKPEQPPSPYSQGMLDRSRLALCALVFLCLSCNPLASLLSSRGPPGPSDATGISHGPRRSTLGAEGRDGPGWALWLLPPLVWLVNGLLVLLSLALLFVYGEPVTRPHSGPSVRFWRHRKQADLDLARGDFAQAAQQLWLALRALGRPLPTSHLDLACSLLWSLVRHLLQRLWVGRWLASRAGGLRRDGALQADARASSRDAALVYHKLHQLHAVGKYPGGHLAATHLALSALNLAECAGDAVSVATLAEIYVAAALRVKTSLPRALHFLTRLFLRSARQACLAQRGLVPLAMQWLCHPVGHRFFVDGDWAVCSAPRDSLYSMAGNPADPLAQVTQLFREHLLERALNCVAQPSPGPGSADGDREFSDALGYLQLLNSCSDAAEAPSCSFSVSSSMPATTTGTDPVAKWWASLTAVVTHWLRRDAEAAERLYPLVEHLPRALQESERPLPRAALHSFKAARALLGRGKVESGPASLAMCEKASGYLQDSLAATPAGSSIDKAMQLLLCDLLLVARTSLWQRQKPPTPAQASQGPGGGAQASTLELHGFQRDLSGLRRLAQSFRPAMRRVFLHEATARLMAGASPARTHQLLDRSLRRRTGPCGKGGAAAELEPRPTRREHAEALLLASCYLPPGFLSAPGQRVGMLAEAARTLEKLGDRRLLHDCQQMLMRLGGGTTVTSS; encoded by the exons ACATGCTCCAGCTCATCAACAACCAGGATAGCGACTTCCCAGGCCTGTTCGACCCTCCCTATGCTGGAGGCGGCGCAGGGGGCACAGACTCTACCAGTCCCGACGCCAGCTCCCTGGGCAGcctgtccccacctccttccACCATGAACTCCCCTCTTGAAGGCTTCCTGGTGGGGGCCCAGGCCACACCCCCGCCCttgtcccctccccagcctgcaccCGCCCCACTGAAGATGTACCCATCCGGGCCTGCCTTCTCCCCTGGGCCTGGGGTCAAGGAGGAGCCACTACCGCTGAGCATCCTGCAGGCCTCCGCCCCACAGCCCCTGCCTGCGGCCCTCCTGCCCCAGAgccttccagccccagccccaccgcaGTTCAGCTCTGCCCCTGTGCTGGGCTATCCCAGCCCTCCTGGAGGCTTCTCCACAG GGACCCCTCCAGGGAGTACCTCGCAGCCGCTGCCTGGTCCACCGCTGGCTCCCCTTCCGGCAGTCCCGCCTGTCTCCTTGCACACCCAGGTCCAGAGTGCGGCCCCCCAGCAGATGTTGACAGCCACAGCCACGCCCATGGCGGCTCCAGGAACCACCACGGTGACCTCACAGATCCAGCAGGTCCCG GTCCTGCTGCAGCCTCACTTCATCAAAGCAGACTCACTGCTCCTGACGACCATGAAAGCAGACGTGGGAGCCTCCGTGAAGGCGGCGGGCATCGGCTCCCTGGCCCCCGGCACAGCCATGCAGGCAGCACCCCTTCAG ACCCTCGTGAGCGGTGGAACCATCCTGGCGACAGTGCCGCTGGTAGTGGATACCGACAAGCTGCCCATCAACCGCCTGGCAGCCGGAGGCAAGGCCCAGGGTTTGGCCCAGAGCCGTGGTGAGAAACGCACAGCACACAATGCAATTGAGAAGCGCTACCGCTCTTCCATCAACGACAAGATCGCTGAGCTCAAGGACCTGGTGGTGGGCACAGAGGCCAAG CTGAATAAATCTGCTATCTTGCGCAAGGCCATCGACTACATCCGCTTCCTGCAGCAGAGCAACCAGAAACTCAAGCAGGAGAACCTGAGTCTGCGCACTGCTGCCCACAAAAGCA AATCTCTGAAGGACCTGGTGTCGGCATGTGGCAGTGGAGGACACGCAGACGTGCCCATGGAGGGCATGAAGCCAGAGGTGGTGGACACTCTGAGCCCACCACCCTCAGACGCCGGCTCACCTTCCCAGAGCAGCCCCGTGTCCCTTGGCAGCAGGGGCAGTAGCAGTGGTGGCAGTAGCAGTGACTCAGAGCCTGACAGCCCGGTCATTGAGGACAGCCAG CAGGTGAAGCCTGAGCAGCCACCGTCCCCATACAGCCAGGGCATGCTGGACCGCTCCCGCCTGGCCCTGTGTGCCCTCGtcttcctctgcctctcctgcAACCCCTTGGCCTCCCTGCTGAGCAGCCGGGGACCCCCTGGCCCCTCCGATGCCACCGGCATCTCCCATGGTCCGAGGCGCAGCACGCTGGGCGCCGAGGGCAGAG ATGGCCCTGGCTGGGCCCTGTGGCTGCTGCCCCCGCTGGTTTGGCTGGTGAACGGGCTGCTGGTGCTGCTCTCCTTGGCACTTCTCTTTGTCTATGGAGAGCCAGTCACGCGGCCCCACTCGGGCCCCTCCGTGCGCTTCTGGAGACACCGCAAGCAGGCAGACCTGGACCTGGCCCGG GGGGACTTTGCCCAGGCTGCCCAGCAGCTGTGGCTGGCCCTGCGGGCGCTCGGccggcccctgcccacctcccacctggACCTGGCCTGCAGCCTGCTCTGGAGCCTCGTTCGCCACCTGCTGCAGCGTCTCTGGGTGGGCCGCTGGCTGGCCAGCCGGGCCGGGGGCCTGCGGAGAGACGGGGCTCTGCAGGCGGATGCCCGTGCCAGCTCCCGCGACGCCGCCTTGGTCTACCACAAGCTGCACCAGCTGCACGCCGTGG GGAAGTACCCAGGCGGGCACCTTGCTGCCACCCACCTGGCGCTGAGTGCCCTGAACCTGGCGGAGTGTGCGGGGGACGCCGTGTCCGTGGCCACGCTGGCTGAAATCTACGTGGCCGCCGCACTGAGGGTCAAGACCAGCCTCCCACGGGCCTTGCATTTTCTGACT CGCCTCTTCCTGAGGAGTGCCCGCCAGgcctgcctggcacagaggggcTTGGTGCCGCTTGCCATGCAGTGGCTTTGCCACCCCGTGGGCCACCGTTTCTTCGTGGACGGGGACTGGGCCGTGTGCAGTGCCCCACGGGACAGCCTGTACAGCATGGCTGGGAACCCAG CGGACCCCCTGGCTCAGGTGACTCAGCTATTTCGCGAACATCTCTTGGAACGAGCACTGAATTGtgtggcccagcccagccctggccctggaTCGGCTGATGGGGACAG GGAGTTCTCGGATGCCCTCGGGTACCTGCAGCTGTTGAACAGCTGCTCCGATGCGGCTGAGGCCCCTTCCTGCAGCTTCTCCGTCAGCTCCAGCATGCCCGCCACCACCACCG GCACAGACCCAGTGGCCAAGTGGTGGGCCTCACTGACAGCTGTGGTGACCCACTGGCTGCGGCGGGATGCAGAGGCGGCCGAGCGGCTGTACCCGCTGGTGGAGCACCTGCCCCGCGCCCTGCAGGAGTCCGA GAGACCCCTGCCCAGGGCGGCTCTGCATTCCTTCAAGGCTGCCCGGGCCCTCCTGGGCCGCGGGAAGGTGGAGTCTGGCCCAGCCAGCCTGGCCATGTGTGAGAAGGCCAGTGGCTACCTGCAGGACAGCCTGGCTGCCACACCAGCCGGCAGCTCCATTGacaag GCCATGCAGCTGCTCCTGTGTGACCTGCTCCTTGTGGCGCGCACCAGCCTGTGGCAGAGGCAGAAGCCACCCACACCTGCCCAGGCCTCGCAGGGCCCGGGCGGTGGGGCCCAGGCCTCTACCCTTGAGCTGCACGGCTTCCAGCGGGACTTGAGCGGCCTGAGGCGTCTGGCGCAGAGCTTCCGGCCTGCCATGCGGAGG GTGTTCCTACACGAGGCCACGGCCCGACTGATGGCAGGGGCCAGCCCCGCGCGGACACACCAGCTGCTGGACCGCAGTCTGAGGAGGAGGACGGGCCCCTGCGgcaaaggag
- the SREBF1 gene encoding sterol regulatory element-binding protein 1 isoform X2: MEEPPFSEAALEQALAEPCELDAALLTDIEDMLQLINNQDSDFPGLFDPPYAGGGAGGTDSTSPDASSLGSLSPPPSTMNSPLEGFLVGAQATPPPLSPPQPAPAPLKMYPSGPAFSPGPGVKEEPLPLSILQASAPQPLPAALLPQSLPAPAPPQFSSAPVLGYPSPPGGFSTGTPPGSTSQPLPGPPLAPLPAVPPVSLHTQVQSAAPQQMLTATATPMAAPGTTTVTSQIQQVPVLLQPHFIKADSLLLTTMKADVGASVKAAGIGSLAPGTAMQAAPLQTLVSGGTILATVPLVVDTDKLPINRLAAGGKAQGLAQSRGEKRTAHNAIEKRYRSSINDKIAELKDLVVGTEAKLNKSAILRKAIDYIRFLQQSNQKLKQENLSLRTAAHKSKSLKDLVSACGSGGHADVPMEGMKPEVVDTLSPPPSDAGSPSQSSPVSLGSRGSSSGGSSSDSEPDSPVIEDSQVKPEQPPSPYSQGMLDRSRLALCALVFLCLSCNPLASLLSSRGPPGPSDATGISHGPRRSTLGAEGRDGPGWALWLLPPLVWLVNGLLVLLSLALLFVYGEPVTRPHSGPSVRFWRHRKQADLDLARGDFAQAAQQLWLALRALGRPLPTSHLDLACSLLWSLVRHLLQRLWVGRWLASRAGGLRRDGALQADARASSRDAALVYHKLHQLHAVGKYPGGHLAATHLALSALNLAECAGDAVSVATLAEIYVAAALRVKTSLPRALHFLTRLFLRSARQACLAQRGLVPLAMQWLCHPVGHRFFVDGDWAVCSAPRDSLYSMAGNPADPLAQVTQLFREHLLERALNCVAQPSPGPGSADGDREFSDALGYLQLLNSCSDAAEAPSCSFSVSSSMPATTTGTDPVAKWWASLTAVVTHWLRRDAEAAERLYPLVEHLPRALQESERPLPRAALHSFKAARALLGRGKVESGPASLAMCEKASGYLQDSLAATPAGSSIDKAMQLLLCDLLLVARTSLWQRQKPPTPAQASQGPGGGAQASTLELHGFQRDLSGLRRLAQSFRPAMRRVFLHEATARLMAGASPARTHQLLDRSLRRRTGPCGKGGAAAELEPRPTRREHAEALLLASCYLPPGFLSAPGQRVGMLAEAARTLEKLGDRRLLHDCQQMLMRLGGGTTVTSS, from the exons ACATGCTCCAGCTCATCAACAACCAGGATAGCGACTTCCCAGGCCTGTTCGACCCTCCCTATGCTGGAGGCGGCGCAGGGGGCACAGACTCTACCAGTCCCGACGCCAGCTCCCTGGGCAGcctgtccccacctccttccACCATGAACTCCCCTCTTGAAGGCTTCCTGGTGGGGGCCCAGGCCACACCCCCGCCCttgtcccctccccagcctgcaccCGCCCCACTGAAGATGTACCCATCCGGGCCTGCCTTCTCCCCTGGGCCTGGGGTCAAGGAGGAGCCACTACCGCTGAGCATCCTGCAGGCCTCCGCCCCACAGCCCCTGCCTGCGGCCCTCCTGCCCCAGAgccttccagccccagccccaccgcaGTTCAGCTCTGCCCCTGTGCTGGGCTATCCCAGCCCTCCTGGAGGCTTCTCCACAG GGACCCCTCCAGGGAGTACCTCGCAGCCGCTGCCTGGTCCACCGCTGGCTCCCCTTCCGGCAGTCCCGCCTGTCTCCTTGCACACCCAGGTCCAGAGTGCGGCCCCCCAGCAGATGTTGACAGCCACAGCCACGCCCATGGCGGCTCCAGGAACCACCACGGTGACCTCACAGATCCAGCAGGTCCCG GTCCTGCTGCAGCCTCACTTCATCAAAGCAGACTCACTGCTCCTGACGACCATGAAAGCAGACGTGGGAGCCTCCGTGAAGGCGGCGGGCATCGGCTCCCTGGCCCCCGGCACAGCCATGCAGGCAGCACCCCTTCAG ACCCTCGTGAGCGGTGGAACCATCCTGGCGACAGTGCCGCTGGTAGTGGATACCGACAAGCTGCCCATCAACCGCCTGGCAGCCGGAGGCAAGGCCCAGGGTTTGGCCCAGAGCCGTGGTGAGAAACGCACAGCACACAATGCAATTGAGAAGCGCTACCGCTCTTCCATCAACGACAAGATCGCTGAGCTCAAGGACCTGGTGGTGGGCACAGAGGCCAAG CTGAATAAATCTGCTATCTTGCGCAAGGCCATCGACTACATCCGCTTCCTGCAGCAGAGCAACCAGAAACTCAAGCAGGAGAACCTGAGTCTGCGCACTGCTGCCCACAAAAGCA AATCTCTGAAGGACCTGGTGTCGGCATGTGGCAGTGGAGGACACGCAGACGTGCCCATGGAGGGCATGAAGCCAGAGGTGGTGGACACTCTGAGCCCACCACCCTCAGACGCCGGCTCACCTTCCCAGAGCAGCCCCGTGTCCCTTGGCAGCAGGGGCAGTAGCAGTGGTGGCAGTAGCAGTGACTCAGAGCCTGACAGCCCGGTCATTGAGGACAGCCAG GTGAAGCCTGAGCAGCCACCGTCCCCATACAGCCAGGGCATGCTGGACCGCTCCCGCCTGGCCCTGTGTGCCCTCGtcttcctctgcctctcctgcAACCCCTTGGCCTCCCTGCTGAGCAGCCGGGGACCCCCTGGCCCCTCCGATGCCACCGGCATCTCCCATGGTCCGAGGCGCAGCACGCTGGGCGCCGAGGGCAGAG ATGGCCCTGGCTGGGCCCTGTGGCTGCTGCCCCCGCTGGTTTGGCTGGTGAACGGGCTGCTGGTGCTGCTCTCCTTGGCACTTCTCTTTGTCTATGGAGAGCCAGTCACGCGGCCCCACTCGGGCCCCTCCGTGCGCTTCTGGAGACACCGCAAGCAGGCAGACCTGGACCTGGCCCGG GGGGACTTTGCCCAGGCTGCCCAGCAGCTGTGGCTGGCCCTGCGGGCGCTCGGccggcccctgcccacctcccacctggACCTGGCCTGCAGCCTGCTCTGGAGCCTCGTTCGCCACCTGCTGCAGCGTCTCTGGGTGGGCCGCTGGCTGGCCAGCCGGGCCGGGGGCCTGCGGAGAGACGGGGCTCTGCAGGCGGATGCCCGTGCCAGCTCCCGCGACGCCGCCTTGGTCTACCACAAGCTGCACCAGCTGCACGCCGTGG GGAAGTACCCAGGCGGGCACCTTGCTGCCACCCACCTGGCGCTGAGTGCCCTGAACCTGGCGGAGTGTGCGGGGGACGCCGTGTCCGTGGCCACGCTGGCTGAAATCTACGTGGCCGCCGCACTGAGGGTCAAGACCAGCCTCCCACGGGCCTTGCATTTTCTGACT CGCCTCTTCCTGAGGAGTGCCCGCCAGgcctgcctggcacagaggggcTTGGTGCCGCTTGCCATGCAGTGGCTTTGCCACCCCGTGGGCCACCGTTTCTTCGTGGACGGGGACTGGGCCGTGTGCAGTGCCCCACGGGACAGCCTGTACAGCATGGCTGGGAACCCAG CGGACCCCCTGGCTCAGGTGACTCAGCTATTTCGCGAACATCTCTTGGAACGAGCACTGAATTGtgtggcccagcccagccctggccctggaTCGGCTGATGGGGACAG GGAGTTCTCGGATGCCCTCGGGTACCTGCAGCTGTTGAACAGCTGCTCCGATGCGGCTGAGGCCCCTTCCTGCAGCTTCTCCGTCAGCTCCAGCATGCCCGCCACCACCACCG GCACAGACCCAGTGGCCAAGTGGTGGGCCTCACTGACAGCTGTGGTGACCCACTGGCTGCGGCGGGATGCAGAGGCGGCCGAGCGGCTGTACCCGCTGGTGGAGCACCTGCCCCGCGCCCTGCAGGAGTCCGA GAGACCCCTGCCCAGGGCGGCTCTGCATTCCTTCAAGGCTGCCCGGGCCCTCCTGGGCCGCGGGAAGGTGGAGTCTGGCCCAGCCAGCCTGGCCATGTGTGAGAAGGCCAGTGGCTACCTGCAGGACAGCCTGGCTGCCACACCAGCCGGCAGCTCCATTGacaag GCCATGCAGCTGCTCCTGTGTGACCTGCTCCTTGTGGCGCGCACCAGCCTGTGGCAGAGGCAGAAGCCACCCACACCTGCCCAGGCCTCGCAGGGCCCGGGCGGTGGGGCCCAGGCCTCTACCCTTGAGCTGCACGGCTTCCAGCGGGACTTGAGCGGCCTGAGGCGTCTGGCGCAGAGCTTCCGGCCTGCCATGCGGAGG GTGTTCCTACACGAGGCCACGGCCCGACTGATGGCAGGGGCCAGCCCCGCGCGGACACACCAGCTGCTGGACCGCAGTCTGAGGAGGAGGACGGGCCCCTGCGgcaaaggag